The segment GgttttttgctgtgtttccagcagcttgttaagcaccaaacatgggtgttttgttgcaacccattcctgtttttcctgcagccaTTTGGCagcaaatgtgggtgttttgttgccagccatcactgtttttccagcagctttttaggcaacaaacgtGAGTGTTTTCAAGAGATCAGTAGCTGTTTTTCTGGTGGCTTTTCAaacaccaaatgtgggtgttttgttgcaACCCACTGCTATTTTTCATGCAGCCTTTAGGCAGcagacatgggtgttttgtagtgaccagccactgtttttccagctgcattttaggcaacaaacatgggtgttttatagAGTTCTGTAGCCGTTATTCTAATGGCTTTTCAAGCACCAAACGTGGGTTTTTTGTTgcaacccattgctgttttttctgcAGCCTTTAGGCAGcaaacataggtgtttttttttagcaacctgtcactgtttttccatctGATTTTTTGGCAACAAACGCGGGTGGTTTTTAGTGACCGGTTGTTGTTTTGCCAGTAGGGATATTACTaagaaaaacagttgttttttacggAGACATCATTGCTTtcccagcagggattgtgcctcCAAAAGCgacattttaagccaaaacttgACCTttccctaaccataaccaagtggttgttgtgtctaaacccaaccacacattaactatagaaatgttgaaatgtaaagtttcagcaTATCCACCACATAATGATATGCAAATGTAATGCATCTGTGATTTGCTGAAAAGTAATATTCTGTCAATGTCAATATTTTTCCTGTTGATTTGGTTGCCATGCTAGCAGCTTTGAGAGATTGTAGTCTGGCTCAGCAAtgtgtcagcatgctaacatgcttgcagtgacagtgctaacatgctgatgtttagcaggtaccACGTTCAACATATTAGTTTTGcttgttaacatgctaacatttaacGCAAAGAAGAGCTGAAGATGATGGAAATGTTATTATTAACGTCTGAACcaaatttaatggcaatccaTTTATATAGTTGTAGAAATATTTCACTTAAAACCCAACCAATGTGAATGTCTATGCACAATTTTGTGATCATTTTTCATCACCCTGGACTCGGGGATATTGTGATGGCAATTTTTCACTATTAGCTGACATCCAGAATTAGATAAGCATAAAATAATGGATTGGTTTATCAATAATGAAAGTAACtgtcagttgcagccctaatggaGCTCTTGTCTAATGGACAATAAGCAGAAGTGCATAATGTGTTGAGGTTAGAATTAAAGTTAAGCAACAGCATTACACTGTatttaatgacaacaacaaagtctGTATATGTGGTTTGTATGATATGGGCCAATAAAGGAACAACTTGCAGAATGTGATAGACCTTTACGTCAAAAAGgaagtttgaaaaaaagaagttaaaatatTGTCCCTCTGTTGTCTGTTGAGGTGCACAATGTCCCAGTGCACGTTATTGATACACCTCTGCACCAATGTCACCAAGACAGTGCTGTTCATTTACTGTACTTAACGAACAAAGTGGTTTTGGACTGCCGTTAGCACTGTTTGCCTTAAATCTAATTTGTTTTGCACCACAGGAGAGCAGCTTCAGATCAATCAGCCTAATGTGTACGACTGCGATGTCCCTGAGTCCTTGGCGTCCCTGGTGCCTGCACTGGCTGCTGTCTGTGGGAAAAAACATCTGTCTGGTCACATCTTTCCACATATCAAACCTGTTTCCAATCGCAGCGTGACTCTGACCTCAAAGGATGGCACCAACTTTATCAGCTTTGCCAAAGGAGCCTCTTTTGACAATGGTACGACCTTGGAGAAATAAAAGTAGTTTGAAGTTTGTTCATCTTCTGTCAGCTTCACCTTGACTTTCTTTGGGGATATAAATGAGCCACTGTGAGCatgataataatgtgtcctctgtacttttttttaacctaagaCCAGTTTCCAGGTAATAagataataaaaacatgttccCATCTATCTTCCCTCATTGTCTCATCAGACCTGTACCACTCCTGGGTGGCCCCCACCCTCCAGTCAGACCTCCTCGTCCAGTTCTGGATTCACTCCACAGGCATCCTCCCCTCAGACTGCTCACAGGGCTGGAAGGTCTTGGACATCACTCTCATCAACCCTGGACAAACGTTCGCCTTTAAGGCCAGCCAGGACCACTCCAAGTGGGCTGCCAGCCCCACGGCGGCGGCCGGGTCAGGGGCCGGAGGAGGctgggtgtgtgtgggagacATAAACCGGAACCAGGCGGAAGAGACGCGAGGTGGTGGCACGGTGTGTCTGCAGGACCCAGTGGTGTGGAAGGCTTACAGGACAGCAGCACTGGAGTGTGAGGCTTGTGGAGGAGGaacaatccagtgttgacaccCTGCTGGAGCCAGTAGGTTTAACTGGGCTTAAGGACCGTCATGGGTTGATAAGACTGAGATATTATTCAGCAAGTGAAATGTCTGCACATATTTGGTACAGTGtgtatatttcttttaatgcctggtgaaattgaattgaaattgcgCATGTTCAGCATTTAAAATTTCTTTTCTAGAATCATACACTTTTGTGATAGTTTTGAGGCGTCAGTCATTTTCAGAAAGgttccctgtggagtttttgactaTTAATTATAATTGACTATAATTAACTAGTCAATTATACTCAATTATAATTAATAGACTATAGTTAACTAGGGtgacacagtggtgcagtggttagcattgtcgcctcaaaGCAAGAGGGTGTCTTGTTTCCAACGCAGGGTGGGTGAACCCCTCTGTGTGgattttgcatgttctccctgtgtgagcgtgggttttctccaggtactccggcttcctcccacagtccaaagacatgcaggttaattggtgactctaaattgcctgtaagtgttaatggttgtctgtctctatgtgtcagccctgtgatagtctggtgactacaggagaaaaaaaatcagaaacctCTCAAATTAAATAACTAAAACTGATCCAACTTTGGAGGAGAATAATGTGTTCATGTGGGACCTCACTCGAACAGTAA is part of the Epinephelus fuscoguttatus linkage group LG8, E.fuscoguttatus.final_Chr_v1 genome and harbors:
- the dnase2 gene encoding deoxyribonuclease-2-alpha; this encodes MLLLLSLLIFCLSLGGDTSPITCYNDQGDAVDWFYMYKLPKDGRKDLHGGEMYLLMDKGSEGWSPGKGTVNDTTGALGRTVGQLYSQGKNTEVAYILYNDQKPLDKSGGRGGHTKGVVLLDKNQGFWLVHSTPHFPPVRQTGQYYYPDSGVKNGQNFICITFPLDRFQTIGEQLQINQPNVYDCDVPESLASLVPALAAVCGKKHLSGHIFPHIKPVSNRSVTLTSKDGTNFISFAKGASFDNDLYHSWVAPTLQSDLLVQFWIHSTGILPSDCSQGWKVLDITLINPGQTFAFKASQDHSKWAASPTAAAGSGAGGGWVCVGDINRNQAEETRGGGTVCLQDPVVWKAYRTAALECEACGGGTIQC